The Populus trichocarpa isolate Nisqually-1 chromosome 18, P.trichocarpa_v4.1, whole genome shotgun sequence genomic interval cttaaaataaaattttaaaattgacactatagcaatccataatattttaaagaaaaaaaattacaaagctaaattctaaccagctcaatatttacaaaataaaatcaataaagataattttgttaaaaatcatacaaaaaaaaacacaaaaaaaggaaaaaaaaaccatgtagggaaacactgtagcaattaacaatattttaaagaaaaaaattacaaagctaaattctcaaccaattcaatattaaaaaaataaaatcaacaaatacaatttaaaaaaaaaagaaaaaaaaaaccatgtggagaaacactgtagcaattcacagttttttgtgaaaaaaatcacacctgtaattctcaatcaactcaatattaaaaaataaaattgacagataattttgaaaaaaatcataaaaaaaaaaaccatgtggagaaacactatagcaattcatgatgttttaaaaaaaattacaaaactaaatttttaactagatgaatattaaaaaaataaaattaacaaagacaatttaaaaaaacactaaaaaaacaaaaaaatcaaaaaacataaaaaatactgtaataatccacaataaaataaaaaaataaatttcccccatatatatatatatatatatatatatatatatatatatatatatatataagcgtAAAAAGCTCGAAGGCAACCACTTCacagaaacaaaaacacaaacaccTTTTGCTCATTAAAAACTCCGCAACCTCCCACTCACTGCCCCTCATCCTGCTCACTGGCCCTGCTGAATAATGTCATCGATTTACGTGTCAGAGCCACCAACGAAAGGCAAAGTAATACTAAACACAACGTACGGACCTTTAGACATCGAGCTCTGGCCTAAAGAAGCACCGAAAGCTGTTAGAAACTTCGTCCAACTCTGCCTCGAAGGTTACTATGATAAAACCATCTTTCACCGTATTATTAAGGGCTTTCTTGTTCAAGGCGGCGACCCTACTGGCACTGGCACAGGTAGGTAACTCTGTAATTTCTCTGTGTTTCATTTGACGGgctgcattttttatttttgtattaatattggatttgccctagggttttagggtttcttGTAGTTTATATAGACTATAGATTGGTGATTTGTAGTGTTTGttaatgtaattattaattACTAGTGATTGAATTTTGTATTGCCATAGCACCTTCTGTTTGAATTTGGTCAAATTGGGATTTATTTAAATgttagtgagtttttttttggggggttaATTTGTGGATAAggaattaaaaatttgtttaaagTTTGTTGCTTTGTTTAACAATTgaagtgggttttttttccttgttcaaTTTTGTAGTTATTAGTAATTTTGGAAGGAATTACTTTTGtcttttaagtgattttttaatttttttgggtgaTATTGTTAATTAGAATATTGATGCTTGTCAATATTCGTAGGTGGTGAAAGTATATATGGAAGTGTGTTCGCCGATGAGTATCATTCGCGTCTGAGGTTTAACCATAGAGGGCTAGTTGCATGCGCAAATGCAGGTAGGCCGCATTCAAATGGGAGTCAGTTTTTTATCTCGTTGGAAAAGTGTGATTGGCTTGATAAGAAGAATACTATTTTTGGAAAGGTAAtgtcggttttggtttttgggTTTGAAATTCTTTGGTGTATTCTGAGTGCTGTTTGGAGCTAAGTTTCCTGGTTATCAGGTTACTGGGGACTCGGTATATAATCTTCTGTCACTTGGTGAGGTTGAAACTAATAAGGACAATGATTGGCCATTAGATCCACCTCCAAGAATAATATCAGTTGAGGTAGGCTTGTTAGTGCTCTGAAATGCTTATCTCAGATTATAAATGCATAACAACTTGTGAGCTGTTCAAACTTCTATCTTTTAGGAATTTGTGATTGATGATCATGTAATGACATGCATGTAGTATGGATGTTTAGATGTATGATATATTGCCGATATTATGgttattcatctttttttcttaaaaaaaaaactgcatctGCTACATGATATGTCTATGTAATATGCTTTTGCATTTTGCATCAACTTTGATTCTTCATTCTCATGATAGTCTGTGGCACAAATTTTAAAGGAAGTTTTAATGCGTAGTTATATTATTGAAATTCCTTTTTAGGTACTGTGGAACCCTTTTGAAGATATCATTCCAAGGGTAACTCCCAAGCCCTCAAACAAACCTGCAATTGATactgaaaataaagattcaaagAAGAAAGCTGTGAAGTAGGTTCCCCCAACCTAGCATAATGTCATAATTTGAGAATCCAAAGACATTTATTTCTGTCCCTGTTACTATATTAAGGCTTTGCTTAATGCAGAAAGCTGAACTTGCTTTCGTTTGGagaagaagctgaagaagagGAGAAGGAATTGGCAGCTGTGAAGCAAAAGATCAAGAGCAGTCATGATGTATTGAATGATCCTCGTCtcctaaaagaagaaaatccgAGTAAAGAAACGGTAATGATGCCATACTTACTATGATGCTTcttatgataaataaaaataggtaTACCCATGATTAAAGGGCAGACAAACAGCAACTAAAAATCTAGACAAAGTGCATAGAGAAGAAGTGCATGCTTGTGAAATTCTGTTGCTGAACACGTAGATATTGCAGTGATTTAGTGTTATAACAGTGATTTAGTGTTCAGATATCTTTAAAATACAGCAACTTTTGCAGAAATAATATCTATGTTCAAGTTTCTGACAAAAATATGAGGTGCATTGGCAATACTGCATGTTTTGGGGTTCGAACTATTATTTATGTGCTGGTTTTTGTTGGATTAAGGTCTTGCCATGTCCTCAAGTGTCAAACATTCCAAGTATTCAGGAGGAAAACTCTCCTTTGAGTCACACATACTGTAAAATCTGTAGGTGCTGAGTTCGTCCCACCATTATTGCTTAGTAAAAGCAATTCTATGATTTCAATAGATCTACTTTAGAATGATATCCTCTCGAGTTAGCAGGTAAATTTATCCACTATACATGTGAAAgtggtctatttttttttttatttgagatgtgTTTGAATCAATGCAGAACTCTTCTGAAGGTAAAACAACTAGGGATATTCAGTTATCTGTTAAAGAAGCTCTAAGCTCAAAGAAAGGCACTTTATCTGTTAAAGAAGGTCCAAGCTCGAAGAAAGAAGCATCATGGAGAGATTCAGCAGCTGAATTTTCCAACAGTGATGATAATGAAGAAGATGAGGGCATGTTTGATGCACGAATGCGCCAGCaaatacttcaaaaaagaaaggagcTTGGGGATGTTCCACCAAAGCCAAAGCAAAATGGTACCATGACACTTTCCTGTACATTTTCATTTGGTGAATTTTGTTAACAACATTGAGCATGtctattttctttgtttcaaaacaATGTCCCTTTCTattgtgatttttattctttattttcagCTGACTTAATATCGCAATGGCAAAGCTGAAAACAGTGGCAGAGAAAGCCTTGCTAACTGTTTAGGTTATCGCCATTTCAAAAGTGATTTCTCCTTAAGTAACACTAGTCTTACGTTACCTCAAAAACAAAGAAGTGTACAGGCACACACAGAGACATACAAACATATACGCAAGAAGCTCACTTAGCTGATTGATACATGCAATTATTAGAAGTTGTCAATAAGCAATTAGTAAACTAAATGCTAATATGCAACTTCTTGATGGAAAATGAAACATAAAATGGAATCGGCGAATGACTTTGACGCTTGATTTATCTCATaatgggttttatttattttattattatttcaacttTACTCGATGGAAGCCATTGCAAGAgaggaaaattacagtttagttgATATCCCAAAGAAGATCACTATGCTAACATCTTATTCGTTAATaagttatcaaaataatttttttattcatcattttttgcATGTCTAAATTAGAGTCATCGCATCCTAATACTACATCAAAtgcctgtatttttttttgggtgtgcAGGGAGCTCTAGCTCAAAGGATCGTCAAGTCTCTGCAAGGTTAAATatgaaagattttcttttttcacttatggaattttcactattttttttgaGATCGCATCCTCAAAAGATTATTGTGAATGCTCTTTCTTCACTTGGCATATCAAATTTGCTTAGAAACTATATCAGACATATTGTGGCTAGACTTTCCCTGGCCCTCTCCATCAGTGATGCTATACTATTTATCATGATTGACCATGAAATCTTACTAGAGGTTGTGACGGTGGATGGGAAAACTTTTAGTTTCATGAGAGGAAGTGGCTAAGATGTATGATTTAGAGTTTAGTTAAACTGCCAAGTACCCATGCCTACCAATAGAAAGGTGGTGATGTGTGCCACAAAAAATTATGTGGTATGAGGATCAGTGCTGAGCCATCAATGTTCAAAATAACTTCTGCTTGAATTGGGTTGGTGTGGTACATGTCTCCAGCATAAGTGTTTgtcatatatttttgtttctctgtCATTATGATCAATAGGTTTTGTTGTTGGAGTATTTTTACCTGGTTAGTTGGTGAAATTGTTTCTTGTATTTGCAGAATTCTGAAACCAAGgttaaattgtaaaattgaattataattttgttcCTGCCAGATCCAACAGTGAAAGCTTCAATGATGACCAACCAAAGGTGGAAAAATTGTCAATGAAGAAAAAGGGAGTAGGATCAGAGGCCAGGGCTGCTCGTATGGCTAATGCAGATGCAGACTTACAGTTGTTGGGTGAAACTGAACGAGGAAGACTATTGCAGAAACAAAAGAAGCGCCGACTTCAAGGGCGCGAGGATGATGTATGCTATATGATTACAGTTTATCTGTGGCGTAACTCCCTCGTCTGATTTGTTCTCTTTATATCCTGTTTTTAGCTAGAAGAATTTTGAAGTGATTGATCTTTGTTTGGCCATTGAAATTTTAGTTGCTAGGGAATTTTGAAGGTCAGGAATGTGGTGCGTAGACACATGAGTGAGGACTGATGCATGTTAGCACTGGTGAATATAAGAACACAGATGGGAGAAGTGGATGAAAATATTGGTGAAACTTGGAAATTGATGAGGATTGTGTgaacatgtttttaatattatagaCGACTTAATATGTTTCTGTTAATTTTCTCTAGGATCATTTTTCTTATCATATTCCTTAACGGAATCAAAATTTTAGGACAATAATTGGTACCATTTTTCCCCTACATCACAGACACGATGAACAATAATTAGTCTAAACAAGGATGAATTATAGATGATGGAGCAAAAACTTCATGCaattatttgtttcttatttatcTTCTCTTTGTGTGCTTATATAAGCTGACctgttttttttccacatgtAATACTTAGCTGtttattttaatccttttcttcTGGCTAATTAGGTTTTAGCAAAACTTGAAATGTTTAAAAAGGCCCTCTCTACAAAGGCTGATGCCTCAAAGAGCGAATCTGGAGATGCTGATAATGAAGATTTGTCTGACTGGAGAACTGTCCCCCTAACATTTGCACATGAACGTGGCAAGGTAAGCTTCAGTATGAATTCTATTAATTTCTTCTTATGGTTTTGATAACCACATGTCATGACATTATTAtatgttttcatcattttttgcaCTTTAATGTTATAGTTAATTTATAGTGTTGCCACATAAACATAAGGTTGAAATTGGTAAAAAATGCCCAGAGTGAAATTAAAGATGACTAACTTCACATGAACGgtaattttgaatttgtaaGAGTGTTTTATCTTGTGCTTACATGTATGGTGCcgaaaatattatattcattctCAAGCATTCTGACTCAGTCTATGCCAGACAGTGAAGCCATTACAGAATGAACTGCTTACTGTTCATTTATTGCTTGCTGAGTTTCAATTTTGTACATTAGCATCAACTTACTTGAGTCATGTTATTTGGTATTTTCCCTTTCTACTTGTCATTGTCATTTCATTGAGTTACATTGGACAGTGCAAATCctgctaaaaacattaaatagttGATGTTGGATCTTCTTAAACAAGAACCCTGAATTTCCCAGCATATGCAACATATGGTCATGACAGTAATTATAGAAATAGTATCActctttgttttaaatatcttaatcaaTGTATTCACTCTTCTGCAATTGTAACAGGATGGTATGTCTCGCAAAGAGGATCCAAATGACTATGTTGTGCATGACCCTCTTTTGGAGAAAGGGAAAGAGAAATTTAACCGGATGCAAGCCAAGCAAAAGAGACGAGAACGAGAATGGGCTGGAAAATCCCTTGCTTAGACTCTAATATGAAATATGCAAGATGAGTTGGTTAACTTGCCTCCTTATGTTTGCTCATAGTTGGCTACAGATAATTCATTATTTCTGGCCAAAGTCACAAGAAACTATGGAGGCTGGTTCCTGGAGGTGCATTGTTGACCTCCAATTTGTTCTCATATGTGAGGTTCACTTGATGAGACCACCGTTTTTACCTGGAAACGATGCTACTGAGCAGCTGCCTCATGCTATAATCTTCGGTACTTGCTCTTTTAAATTGCATTTTCCTGCCTTTTTCCTAACTTAAACCTGTCAAATTAACTTTGGTAACAGTACTAACTGCTGTACATCTGTTAAATATGTGTGATTattagattggatttgaaaacaattacttGTCAGAACAATCAGTAATTTGGTCAATTGTTGCAaatgtttttgatatatatatatatatatgaaccaaCTCCACTAATAAAATCCTTGAATTTTTCAAATGTTTGACAATGGAATGACGGACGAGGCTTTTTTCTGATTTACCTATGGGAATAGGAATATAAAGTCTTTATAGTTTAGACTTGTTGAATGGCCAAAAGCGCACATTGTTGTTGTGGAAGAACATATCGCTTCGTTAGACCTGATcttgagttttaattttcatttctagAGGATTGGCCATATTGCTCATTACGTCAGATTCAAACAGGTGGTGGCACACGTAAAAGAAGTGCTTCCATGTACTGgaatttaatttgaagctaGACTTATTATCTCTCCCTGGAAAGTCTTTCAAAAATCAAGTTCATCTAATTGTTCACTGTTCAATAATTTTAGCAAGACTGCTAAAGGTCAAGAAAAGATTGGTTGGTGTTAACTTTTTCGTTTTGAACTTGGCAACTTTAGTACAAGGAAAAATGACCAtgcttgctattattatttgccCGTTGCTTGTGGTTTGGTAAAAAATAGCGGGTAATGTTGAATTTGTAAGCGTGATTTATCTTGTGCTTCCATGCATGGTCCcgaaaatattatattcattctCGAGCATTCTGACTCAGTCTATGCCAGACAGTGAAGCCATAACAGAATGAACTGCTTACTGTTCATTTGTTACTTAGTGAGTCattttatttggtattttcCCGTTCTACTTGTCATTGTCATTTCATTGGGtcacaaatataattaaaaagggaaGGCAGTAAATCTTGCTGACTCTGAGGACTAAATTGTTCCATTGTTTTATATGGATACTGGAATAATCTTAATACGAGATCCGCTTAGCTTATGATCGCCAAGCctcattcttttctcttttttttaattattattattattattattattattattattattattattttaagaaatttcagTGCTAGTTTAATATTTAATCTTCACGGCCAAATTAAACATGATTCCTGCAGCTTTGCTAGAAGTTCCTTAATGGAAAAGATCCAAAGCCATGcgatcctaattccctcatctTTCTACTCGAATTCTCTTCAAAAGTCAGGAGACgaatctgtccagattcatcaaccttttcatttacatacaacatccacaattcaactttttcttttttatttcaaccccTAGCCATATCACATACCATATAAGAgtgtcaaaaaatatatttttaagagtcaatttattatatttatttcaatcttccctcTTAACGTCAAAATAGAACATTCTTATCGAATTTTATAAACTTTCTgaacaatattcttctaaacacaatccttgacatttcaacatgcattttttttccttattttgaCATAATTAAACAGACATCATCAAGCTAAATATGTGAAATTAAACAC includes:
- the LOC7463712 gene encoding peptidyl-prolyl cis-trans isomerase CYP57 isoform X2, which gives rise to MSSIYVSEPPTKGKVILNTTYGPLDIELWPKEAPKAVRNFVQLCLEGYYDKTIFHRIIKGFLVQGGDPTGTGTGGESIYGSVFADEYHSRLRFNHRGLVACANAGRPHSNGSQFFISLEKCDWLDKKNTIFGKVLWNPFEDIIPRVTPKPSNKPAIDTENKDSKKKAVKKLNLLSFGEEAEEEEKELAAVKQKIKSSHDVLNDPRLLKEENPSKETNSSEGKTTRDIQLSVKEALSSKKGTLSVKEGPSSKKEASWRDSAAEFSNSDDNEEDEGMFDARMRQQILQKRKELGDVPPKPKQNGSSSSKDRQVSARSNSESFNDDQPKVEKLSMKKKGVGSEARAARMANADADLQLLGETERGRLLQKQKKRRLQGREDDVLAKLEMFKKALSTKADASKSESGDADNEDLSDWRTVPLTFAHERGKDGMSRKEDPNDYVVHDPLLEKGKEKFNRMQAKQKRREREWAGKSLA
- the LOC7463712 gene encoding peptidyl-prolyl cis-trans isomerase CYP57 isoform X1 codes for the protein MSSIYVSEPPTKGKVILNTTYGPLDIELWPKEAPKAVRNFVQLCLEGYYDKTIFHRIIKGFLVQGGDPTGTGTGGESIYGSVFADEYHSRLRFNHRGLVACANAGRPHSNGSQFFISLEKCDWLDKKNTIFGKVTGDSVYNLLSLGEVETNKDNDWPLDPPPRIISVEVLWNPFEDIIPRVTPKPSNKPAIDTENKDSKKKAVKKLNLLSFGEEAEEEEKELAAVKQKIKSSHDVLNDPRLLKEENPSKETNSSEGKTTRDIQLSVKEALSSKKGTLSVKEGPSSKKEASWRDSAAEFSNSDDNEEDEGMFDARMRQQILQKRKELGDVPPKPKQNGSSSSKDRQVSARSNSESFNDDQPKVEKLSMKKKGVGSEARAARMANADADLQLLGETERGRLLQKQKKRRLQGREDDVLAKLEMFKKALSTKADASKSESGDADNEDLSDWRTVPLTFAHERGKDGMSRKEDPNDYVVHDPLLEKGKEKFNRMQAKQKRREREWAGKSLA